A genomic window from Triticum urartu cultivar G1812 chromosome 7, Tu2.1, whole genome shotgun sequence includes:
- the LOC125523869 gene encoding uncharacterized protein LOC125523869 isoform X3, whose product MLELDDCLVPRPFSQWIADKVIVDDEAIFINKKRIPLNALGVLHVFGIPAGDINISMVDDAGKSEFLAFFGLTEVPTIKFFGNKIIEREELSDEQLIRCFLIVALSTVLCPTSNTKPSTKYMGSLIDVSKIRNLNWCKFTHMWLLQAIRKYQKEKTKQHRLTLTLGGCIYQLAVRFLDFTDFGAIQVPSIMPRICLWKGSLVKNFSDMLIDQNGMYRPSKIKDESETCYAQESFSWASTTKNSNLRAAIDRTAGNSLPEEVKEEIYTSFQFYMKDENVSTCMKAKNLLLKTLELVTSRNGNSEKTLKLESSEKSHNTVSNQHWSGSTVKVNSDGDYEEDDGTTTLLRRTKRVKQISEQSPASIETERMSHEQEVFQGKSDEGVDVIGSSKLEDAYNQMGKGNEEFQEHNNKETINTQEEIQDQVNTSKYDTEAVKAPQEVSIEDGLGRENKVTVQDKVLEAKINETRAASTTSFEYLLLPDNTALLPQIQSKEAGKGNASSFSGFMSQKTSSNEHISQQKDDTNVINQQQKGSCSKIDFDINVTLAADEDDANDHEANKHVIDNPIGNEDES is encoded by the exons ATGCTGGAGTTAGATGATTGTCTTGTGCCTAGGCCATTTTCTCAGTGGATAGCAGACAAGGTCATTGTTGACGATGAAGCAATTTTCATCAACAAGAAGCGCATACCACTGAATGCACTGGGTGTCCTGCATGTTTTTGGCATTCCGGCAGGGGACATCAACATTAGCATGGTCGACGATGCAGGGAAGTCAGAGTTCCTTGCATTTTTCGGGCTCACAGAAGTGCCCACAATAAAGTTTTTTGGCAACAAGATTATTGAACGAGAAGAGTTGTCTGACGAACAGCTCATTCGTTGTTTCCTGATTGTTGCCCTGTCAACCGTGTTGTGCCCAACTTCAAACACTAAACCAAGCACCAAGTATATGGGATCACTAATAGATGTCAGTAAAATCAGAAACCTAAATTGGTGCAAGTTCACTCACATGTGGCTGTTGCAAGCTATTAGGAAGTATCAAAAAGAGAAGACGAAGCAACACCGCTTGACATTGACACTAGGAGGCTGCATATACCAACTAGCG GTCCGCTTCCTTGACTTCACAGACTTTGGAGCAATACAAGTACCATCAATCATGCCAAGGATATGTCTATGGAAAGGCAGTCTTGTCAAAAATTTCAGTGATATGCTCATAGACCAAAATGGCATGTACAGACCAAGTAAA ATAAAAGATGAATCTGAAACATGCTATGCTCAAGAGTCATTTAGTTGGGCCAGCACAACGAAGAACTCAAACTTAAGGGCTGCTATTGACAGAACAGCGGGGAATTCTCTTCCCGAGGAG GTGAAAGAAGAGATATACACATCATTCCAGTTTTACATGAAAGATGAAAACGTAAGCACTTGCATGAAAGCAAAGAATTTGCTTTTAAAGACCCTGGAATTAGTGACATCAAGAAATGGCAATTCAGAGAAAACTTTGAAACTTGAGTCATCCGAGAAGAGCCATAATACAGTGAGCAACCAACACTGGTCAGGATCTACTGTAAAAGTAAACTCAGATGGAGATTATGAAGAAGATGACG GAACGACGACTCTACTTCGAAGGACTAAGAGGGTGAAACAAATCAGTGAACAATCACCTgcttcaattgaaactgaaagaATGAGCCATGAGCAAGAAGTATTCCAAGGAAAGAGTGATGAAGGGGTTGATGTTATTGGGAGCTCAAAGTTAGAAGATGCATAT AATCAAATGGGCAAGGGTAATGAAGAATTTCAAGAACACAACAACAAAGAGACaataaacacacaagaagaaattCAAGATCAAGTGAACACAAGCAAATATGATACAGAGGCAGTGAAAGCACCCCAAGAAGTCAGCATCGAAGATGGACTAGGAAGAGAAAACAAGGTTACAGTGCAGGACAAGGTGCTAGAAGCGAAGATCAATGAAACAAGAGCAGCGAGCACGACAAGTTTTGAGTACTTACTTCTACCAGACAACACTGCTTTGTTACCTCAAATTCAGAGCAAAGAAGCTGGGAAAGGAAATGCATCAAGTTTTTCCGGTTTCATGAGCCAAAAGACATCCAGTAATGAACATATCTCCCAA CAAAAAGACGACACCAACGTGATCAACCAGCAACAGAAAGGGTCCTGCAGCAAAATAGATTTCGACATAAATGTCACATTAGCTGCAG ATGAGGATGACGCAAATGACCATGAAGCAAATAAGCATGTCATAGATAATCCTATAGGAAACGAAGACGAATCCTGA
- the LOC125523869 gene encoding uncharacterized protein LOC125523869 isoform X1, producing MPGGEGKDPGSPRAEEQDVKGDDEENKGRIDQPEGPTVDKEKNDTTASQTFKIDEDTVDVESEQYHGNDDLTETDVSNDLLYAGVKNLIVKSFKRKQRRTIVRKGSKKRPRLTEATSHDDFGDAVCKAYTRCSIPYFSEVANSICKSKNKVDLIRSTGFGYMLELDDCLVPRPFSQWIADKVIVDDEAIFINKKRIPLNALGVLHVFGIPAGDINISMVDDAGKSEFLAFFGLTEVPTIKFFGNKIIEREELSDEQLIRCFLIVALSTVLCPTSNTKPSTKYMGSLIDVSKIRNLNWCKFTHMWLLQAIRKYQKEKTKQHRLTLTLGGCIYQLAVRFLDFTDFGAIQVPSIMPRICLWKGSLVKNFSDMLIDQNGMYRPSKIKDESETCYAQESFSWASTTKNSNLRAAIDRTAGNSLPEEVKEEIYTSFQFYMKDENVSTCMKAKNLLLKTLELVTSRNGNSEKTLKLESSEKSHNTVSNQHWSGSTVKVNSDGDYEEDDGTTTLLRRTKRVKQISEQSPASIETERMSHEQEVFQGKSDEGVDVIGSSKLEDAYNQMGKGNEEFQEHNNKETINTQEEIQDQVNTSKYDTEAVKAPQEVSIEDGLGRENKVTVQDKVLEAKINETRAASTTSFEYLLLPDNTALLPQIQSKEAGKGNASSFSGFMSQKTSSNEHISQQKDDTNVINQQQKGSCSKIDFDINVTLAADEDDANDHEANKHVIDNPIGNEDES from the exons ATGCCCGGCGGCGAGGGCAAGGATCCAGGGTCGCCACGCGCAGAGGAGCAG GATGTTAAAGGAGATGATGAAGAGAATAAGGGACGCATCGATCAACCCGAGGGCCCAACAGTTGATAAAGAGAAGAATGACACAACTGCAAGTCAAACCTTCAAGATTGACGAAGATACAGTGGATGTCGAAAGCGAACAGTACCATGGGAATGATGACCTAACTGAAACCGATGTGTCCAACGACCTACTTTATGCTGGAGTAAAAAATTTG ATTGTGAAGAGCTTTAAAAGGAAGCAAAGACGGACCATTGTACGAAAGGGGAGCAAAAAG AGACCAAGACTAACTGAAGCGACTTCACATGATGATTTTGGCGATGCAGTATGTAAAGCATATACTAGGTGCAGCATACCATATTTCTCCGAGGTCGCGAATAGCATTTGCAAGAGCAAGAACAAAGTGGACTTAATCAGGTCTACTGGTTTTGGTTACATGCTGGAGTTAGATGATTGTCTTGTGCCTAGGCCATTTTCTCAGTGGATAGCAGACAAGGTCATTGTTGACGATGAAGCAATTTTCATCAACAAGAAGCGCATACCACTGAATGCACTGGGTGTCCTGCATGTTTTTGGCATTCCGGCAGGGGACATCAACATTAGCATGGTCGACGATGCAGGGAAGTCAGAGTTCCTTGCATTTTTCGGGCTCACAGAAGTGCCCACAATAAAGTTTTTTGGCAACAAGATTATTGAACGAGAAGAGTTGTCTGACGAACAGCTCATTCGTTGTTTCCTGATTGTTGCCCTGTCAACCGTGTTGTGCCCAACTTCAAACACTAAACCAAGCACCAAGTATATGGGATCACTAATAGATGTCAGTAAAATCAGAAACCTAAATTGGTGCAAGTTCACTCACATGTGGCTGTTGCAAGCTATTAGGAAGTATCAAAAAGAGAAGACGAAGCAACACCGCTTGACATTGACACTAGGAGGCTGCATATACCAACTAGCG GTCCGCTTCCTTGACTTCACAGACTTTGGAGCAATACAAGTACCATCAATCATGCCAAGGATATGTCTATGGAAAGGCAGTCTTGTCAAAAATTTCAGTGATATGCTCATAGACCAAAATGGCATGTACAGACCAAGTAAA ATAAAAGATGAATCTGAAACATGCTATGCTCAAGAGTCATTTAGTTGGGCCAGCACAACGAAGAACTCAAACTTAAGGGCTGCTATTGACAGAACAGCGGGGAATTCTCTTCCCGAGGAG GTGAAAGAAGAGATATACACATCATTCCAGTTTTACATGAAAGATGAAAACGTAAGCACTTGCATGAAAGCAAAGAATTTGCTTTTAAAGACCCTGGAATTAGTGACATCAAGAAATGGCAATTCAGAGAAAACTTTGAAACTTGAGTCATCCGAGAAGAGCCATAATACAGTGAGCAACCAACACTGGTCAGGATCTACTGTAAAAGTAAACTCAGATGGAGATTATGAAGAAGATGACG GAACGACGACTCTACTTCGAAGGACTAAGAGGGTGAAACAAATCAGTGAACAATCACCTgcttcaattgaaactgaaagaATGAGCCATGAGCAAGAAGTATTCCAAGGAAAGAGTGATGAAGGGGTTGATGTTATTGGGAGCTCAAAGTTAGAAGATGCATAT AATCAAATGGGCAAGGGTAATGAAGAATTTCAAGAACACAACAACAAAGAGACaataaacacacaagaagaaattCAAGATCAAGTGAACACAAGCAAATATGATACAGAGGCAGTGAAAGCACCCCAAGAAGTCAGCATCGAAGATGGACTAGGAAGAGAAAACAAGGTTACAGTGCAGGACAAGGTGCTAGAAGCGAAGATCAATGAAACAAGAGCAGCGAGCACGACAAGTTTTGAGTACTTACTTCTACCAGACAACACTGCTTTGTTACCTCAAATTCAGAGCAAAGAAGCTGGGAAAGGAAATGCATCAAGTTTTTCCGGTTTCATGAGCCAAAAGACATCCAGTAATGAACATATCTCCCAA CAAAAAGACGACACCAACGTGATCAACCAGCAACAGAAAGGGTCCTGCAGCAAAATAGATTTCGACATAAATGTCACATTAGCTGCAG ATGAGGATGACGCAAATGACCATGAAGCAAATAAGCATGTCATAGATAATCCTATAGGAAACGAAGACGAATCCTGA
- the LOC125519416 gene encoding protein FAR1-RELATED SEQUENCE 5-like codes for MVHDAPISYMQLLLAAEQEGARYGSSQSQEDHLVRTENDMYMITGRYGRSSEDTARPDARSADQCLCQLDTQHEEEVEPFVDNHFTESLNDLNWDRDMEMDGGNKNCLIDSTDNPSDSDSEDDLPPTLLQRSSDMTAVTAGQQENSGAADEVEQLTHEDILIFLENDSIVAAQSSSQEVRSHHVPLVNMVFDTEDAAYTFYNEYASIAGFSVKKAARFCGKKQGGSASTRLTFKCNRLGKVIDEEEQENRRKKRRETRQQKTGQEPYRNARKKKANTIAITGCKAQLIVVKKDEKWVITTINLEHNHDLSPHTEVKYLRSHKHMTEEEKLLIRTFNTVKLPTRKIMAILSYLRGGNTPYTKKHVSNVRTAIGKESNQNDMMQVLTYFRKRQAKDPQFYYAFKTAKVSDEASKVLCIFWADGYSRKMYELYGDCLSFDTTFKTNRYNLPFAPFVGITGHGQNCLFACSIIENETADTFQWLFETFLHCMGGKYPSTIITDEDAGMKTAIPLVFPHICHRRCLFHIKKKAEEKCTRTFAANKTLHDDFSDIIHNSLTVTEFENLWTQMLQKYNIGHVKYFQIMWKKRKRFVPVYFKKNLFPFIHSTALSEGTNAIFKDNITSTHNVISFLQEYQKISETIQDKEREQDSITRTTSPTLWA; via the exons ATGGTGCATGATGCTCCCATATCATACATGCAACTGCTCCTTGCTGCTGAACAAGAG GGGGCTAGATacggatcctcacaatcgcaagAAGATCACCTAGTCCGTACTGAG AATGATATGTACATGATAACTGGGCGATATGGGAGATCATCCGAAGATACAGCCCGGCCTGATGCTCGTTCTGCAGATCAGTGTTTGTGTCAACTTGATACACAACATGAAGAAGAGGTGGAACCTTTTGTTGACAACCATTTTACAGAAAGCTTGAATGATTTGAACTGGGACAGAGATATGGAGATGGATGGAGGAAACAAAAACTGCTTGATAGATTCAACTGATAATCCTTCTGACAGTGATTCTGAGGATGATCTTCCTCCAACGTTGTTGCAAAGAAGCTCTGATATGACTGCTGTAACTGCTGGACAACAAGAAAATAGTGGTGCAGCTGATGAAGTTGAACAATTGACACATGAAGATATACTGATTTTCCTTGAAAATGACAGTATAGTTGCTGCCCAGAGTTCTAGTCAGGAAGTGCGTAGCCATCACGTACCCCTTGTGAACATGGTCTTTGATACGGAGGATGCAGCTTACACCTTTTACAATGAATATGCCTCAATTGCTGGATTTTCTGTGAAGAAGGCAGCCCGCTTTTGTGGCAAGAAACAAGGTGGCAGTGCATCAACTCGGCTAACTTTCAAGTGCAATCGGTTAGGAAAAGTAATTGATGAAGAAGAACAAGAGAATAGGAGGAAGAAACGACGTGAGACAAGGCAACAGAAAACAGGACAAGAGCCCTATCGGAACGCGAGGAAGAAAAAAGCAAACACCATTGCAATAACAGGGTGTAAAGCTCAGCTCATTGTCGTGAAGAAGGATGAGAAGTGGGTGATAACAACCATAAACCTAGAACACAACCATGATTTGAGTCCTCACACAGAAGTGAAATACCTTCGTTCTCATAAGCACATGACGGAGGAGGAGAAGCTCCTAATCCGAACATTCAATACTGTGAAGCTACCAACAAGAAAAATAATGGCAATCCTAAGTTACTTGAGAGGTGGAAACACTCCTTATACCAAAAAGCATGTCAGCAATGTTAGGACAGCCATTGGCAAAGAGAGCAATCAAAATGACATGATGCAGGTGCTAACATATTTCAGGAAGAGACAAGCTAAAGATCCACAATTTTACTATGCGTTCAAGACAGCTAAAGTCTCTGATGAAGCAAGTAAAGTTTTGTGCATTTTCTGGGCTGACGGGTATTCTAGGAAGATGTACGAGCTGTACGGAGACTGCCTCAGCTTTGACACAACATTTAAGACAAACAGATACAACCTTCCATTTGCTCCCTTTGTTGGAATCACAGGACATGGCCAAAACTGTTTGTTTGCTTGCTCTATCATTGAGAATGAAACAGCTGACACCTTCCAATGGTTGTTTGAGACGTTCTTGCATTGCATGGGTGGCAAATATCCATCCACAATCATCACAGATGAGGATGCTGGGATGAAGACAGCTATCCCTCTAGTTTTCCCCCATATCTGCCACAGACGTTGTTTGTTTCATATTAAAAAGAAGGCTGAGGAAAAATGTACTAGGACTTTTGCTGCAAATAAAACCCTGCATGATGATTTCAGTGACATCATACACAACTCTCTGACGGTGACTGAGTTTGAGAACTTGTGGACACAGATGCTCCAGAAATACAACATTGGGCATGTGAAGTATTTCCAAATCATGTGGAAGAAAAGGAAAAGGTTTGTCCCTGTGTATTTCAAGAAGAACTTATTCCCCTTCATTCACTCTACTGCACTTAGTGAAGGCACCAATGCCATATTCAAGGACAACATCACGTCAACTCACAACGTGATAAGCTTCCTACAAGAGTACCAGAAGATTTCAGAAACTATACAAGATAAGGAGCGGGAGCAAGACTCTATCACTAGAACAACTTCGCCAACATTGTGGGCATGA
- the LOC125523872 gene encoding uncharacterized protein LOC125523872: MEYELHLYHNILLLSENNYYKGDYWAIEIDKCRVSLEQLGNSFKPSGWVESYVINAYCRKLFRDNHPRTSQRHYFFHTAAEYFLEKWRTEVGRLSFKDKVLRSFHGAGKARRLELSNELFFPTLHEDHWFVFLVDLKARQFIFLDSKYAENSEYHTNIKNMMITNFIKAWRDANLRNMRFNQYQTAYPVLPKQVGSDDCGIFTINKMQNYRARNPLQTVFQSKDVPDARVRLAVDLLFSTHNEIDEAKTLVKDL, from the exons ATGGAATACGAACTTCATCTATATCACAACATCTTACTCCTAAGCGAGAATAATTACTACAAAGG GGACTACTGGGCAATTGAGATTGATAAATGCAGGGTATCATTGGAACAACTAGGCAATTCATTCAAACCATCAGGGTGGGTGGAGTCATATGTCATCAATGCATATTGTCGAAAATTATTCAGAGATAACCACCCCAGAACATCCCAGAGGCACTACTTTTTCCACACGGCGGCA GAGTACTTTTTGGAGAAGTGGAGGACTGAAGTGGGGAGACTATCTTTCAAAGATAAAGTTCTAAGGAGCTTCCACGGAGCAGGGAAAGCAAGACGACTAGAGCTGAGCAATGAA TTGTTCTTTCCTACTCTTCATGAGGATCATTGGTTCGTCTTCCTCGTCGACTTGAAAGCACGACAGTTCATATTCCTTGACTCAAAGTACGCAGAAAACAGCGAGTACCACACGAACATCAAGAACATGATG aTAACAAACTTTATCAAAGCGTGGCGTGATGCTAACCTGAGAAACATGCGGTTCAATCAATATCAAACAGCATATCCAGTATTACCGAAACAAGTAGGGAG CGATGATTGTGGAATTTTCACAATAAACAAGATGCAAAATTATCGAGCCAGGAACCCGCTGCAGACAGTATTCCAATCAAAAGATGTTCCAGATGCGCGCGTGAGACTTGCTGTTGATCTACTATTCAGCACTCACAACGAAATAGATGAAGCAAAGACACTTGTCAAGGACTTGTGA
- the LOC125523871 gene encoding protein FAR1-RELATED SEQUENCE 5-like, with product MYNRKIFYRFQQQIKFVLNLHVEEVERNVKYEVYKRPMLAEKDFRTRRFIVIVNMQQQEFSCICGKFQKDGIVCSHVLRVLSHLNMSMLLEKYYIDRWRPKNTKDIRDIRFNVPLELTAGSQHLRYTLLSNRLNEMASDGASTNRKYLYVVAGSERVQQRLDEMTKEDELAEAQQANIDKDTTEFDVGPHPDGYGDNLQDPDVAVSKGRPQKGRYKTFMEGLLSKQKVTCSRCGEPDHYKNSCTARPEDIDLAHKEKVSRKHVSASAGTSTEKQPAHAKPSKKARKGN from the exons ATGTACAACCGAAAGATATTTTACAGATTCCAACAACAGATAAAGTTTGTGTTGAATTTGCATGTTGAAGAGGTTGAGAGAAATGTGAAATATGAAGTTTACAAGAGACCAATGCTAGCTGAAAAAGATTTCAGAACAAGAAGATTTATTGTGATTGTGAACATGCAGCAACAGGAGTTCAGTTGTATTTGTGGGAAATTTCAGAAGGATGGCATTGTGTGCAGCCATGTCTTGAGAGTACTTTCTCATCTCAACATGTCTATGCTGCTAGAGAAATATTACATAGACAGGTGGAGGCCAAAAAATACAAAGGACATACGGGACATCCGTTTCAATGTTCCTTTGGAACTGACTGCTGGAAGTCAACACTTAAGGTATACCTTGCTCTCCAACAGGCTCAATGAGATGGCCTCAGATGGTGCATCAACAAACAGAAAATATCTATATGTTGTAGCAGGAAGTGAAAGGGTGCAACAGAGGTTGGATGAGATGACTAAAGAAGATGAACTTGCAGAAGCACAACAAGCAAATATTGACAAGGACACAACAGAGTTTGATGTAGGACCGCATCCTGATGGCTATGGGGACAATCTTCAGGATCCTGATGTTGCAGTATCAAAAGGGCGTCCACAAAAAGGACGTTACAAAACTTTCATGGAAGGTTTACTATCTAAACAGAAAGTCACATGCAGTCGTTGTGGGGAGCCTGATCACTATAAAAATAGTTGTACGGCAAGACCTGAAGATATCGATTTGGCTCACAAAGAAAAAGTCAGCCGCAAACATGTCTCAG CCTCTGCTGGGACATCTACAGAGAAGCAGCCAGCTCATGCAAAACCGAGCAAGAAGGCGAGAAAAGGAAACTGA
- the LOC125523873 gene encoding uncharacterized protein LOC125523873, with protein MDAWRGPGADNTHQAIFDAYGAYLHGSQGTHISQQQQWLSSASLNQIPYHAYPWMQHPVYVAADDNTMHGNDQNNVSFHTNLRGDTSKGKSTQMSPPLQHLVSILRKKFCRDQ; from the exons ATGGATGCATGGAGAGGTCCAGGAGCAGACAACACTCACCAGG CTATATTTGATGCATATGGAGCTTATCTTCATGGTTCTCAG GGCACCCATATAAGCCAGCAACAACAATGGTTAAGTTCTGCTTCTCTGAATCAAATACCATATCATGCATACCCCTGGATGCAACACCCAGTGTATGTTGCTGCTGATGACAATACAATGCATGGGAATGATCAAAACAAT GTGAGCTTTCATACAAACCTGAGGGGAGACACTTCAAAGGGAAAGTCCACTCAAATGTCTCCACCACTCCAACACCTtgtaagtattttgcgaaaaaaattcTGTCGTGACCAATAG